A region of Bacteroidetes bacterium GWF2_43_63 DNA encodes the following proteins:
- a CDS encoding glycosyltransferase WbuB — MNILLINHYAGSPAMGMEYRPYYMAREWTKAGHHVTIVAANNAHVRTIQPRTKHKFQEEIIDGITYLWVKTPAYHGNGFKRILNMFCFYKKVKRAARKLALKYNPDAVIASSTYPMDNYAACKIARIAKAKYFFEVHDLWPLSPMELGGYKASHPFIKYLQHAEDFAYKHVDGVISMLPKTLEYMQSRGLDPGKWHFVPNGINTAEWNQQEPIPIDLKLLLQKIKSDFDFIVAYTGSIGIANALDSFIAAAALMKDFKTAFIIVGKGPEKQQLINSSHKLNNVFFFESVKKSQIPDLLSYFDVLYIGLQRQSLFRFGVSPNKIFDYMMAGKPVLQAIEAGNDIVADAKCGITVMPENPEAIASALREYLCMSIDDRNALGKSGQAYVLRNHDYKILAAKFIDILSANSKSDQA, encoded by the coding sequence ATGAACATTCTCCTGATTAATCACTATGCCGGTTCACCTGCCATGGGCATGGAATACCGGCCCTACTACATGGCCCGGGAATGGACAAAAGCGGGGCACCATGTAACAATCGTTGCAGCCAACAATGCACATGTTCGCACAATTCAACCGCGGACTAAGCATAAGTTTCAGGAAGAAATTATCGACGGCATCACTTATTTATGGGTAAAGACGCCAGCCTATCATGGCAATGGTTTTAAGCGGATTCTGAATATGTTCTGCTTCTATAAAAAAGTAAAACGAGCTGCAAGAAAGCTTGCACTTAAATATAATCCGGATGCAGTGATTGCTTCATCAACTTATCCGATGGATAATTACGCTGCATGCAAAATTGCCCGAATTGCCAAAGCAAAATATTTCTTCGAAGTGCATGACCTCTGGCCGCTTTCGCCCATGGAACTTGGCGGATACAAAGCGTCGCATCCCTTTATTAAGTATTTGCAACACGCCGAAGATTTCGCCTACAAACATGTTGACGGAGTAATTTCAATGCTACCGAAAACACTGGAATATATGCAAAGCCGCGGGCTCGACCCCGGTAAATGGCATTTTGTGCCGAATGGGATTAACACCGCCGAATGGAATCAACAAGAGCCTATTCCAATTGATTTGAAGTTATTATTGCAAAAAATAAAAAGTGATTTCGATTTTATTGTTGCTTACACAGGAAGTATCGGAATTGCAAACGCACTTGATTCTTTTATTGCAGCAGCAGCATTAATGAAGGATTTCAAAACAGCTTTCATTATTGTTGGGAAGGGACCTGAAAAACAGCAGCTCATAAATTCATCACATAAACTCAATAACGTGTTTTTCTTTGAATCTGTAAAGAAAAGCCAGATTCCGGATTTACTTTCTTATTTCGACGTGCTTTACATTGGTCTTCAAAGGCAATCTCTTTTTCGGTTCGGGGTTTCCCCAAATAAAATATTCGATTACATGATGGCAGGGAAACCGGTTTTACAGGCCATTGAAGCCGGAAATGACATAGTTGCAGATGCAAAATGCGGCATCACCGTTATGCCGGAAAATCCCGAAGCCATTGCATCCGCATTGCGGGAATATTTATGCATGAGCATTGATGATCGCAACGCACTGGGTAAATCCGGACAAGCGTATGTTCTGCGTAACCACGATTACAAAATACTTGCAGCAAAATTTATCGACATTCTTTCGGCAAACAGTAAGTCAGATCAGGCATAA